From the Candidatus Binataceae bacterium genome, one window contains:
- a CDS encoding TolC family protein yields the protein MGLFKFGQPRLAAGRRTAQGLRVSTLMLAGLLLGASSAGAQNLTLNEVIERALKFTPAMESASAQQQLGAANVDVARAPLLPNLEYDTEYYQAPGYSPIITNSGQSDTMLVLTYTAFDGGQRLARYRAARYASQAAAMGMAAARAQVVFDASLAYYNLLQTSQIETELKASLHRLDQYVTIVIALQRNGRAIVSDVLKIQNARNAAELSLVGARAARQRASVVLGALMGDFDQTDIGIADITAPPPPPGDDIERNPLLVAAQRRVNAAQQEVTAARAEAYPTFSLALTSGFLGVNPPHTVAHNLGASYDGLVTVPIFEGGLIRAHVNQAKARRMAALAQQHQIEIDLKQRLADARLRYQQASEELAMLAHALPTATNAFALYWTRFLGGGNTTLLEVLDAYNQAEQMKLSRIQQVFAQRLASIEGQLIVAQP from the coding sequence ATGGGTCTTTTCAAGTTTGGTCAACCACGGCTGGCAGCGGGCAGGAGAACGGCTCAGGGCCTGCGCGTTTCGACTCTGATGCTAGCCGGCCTGCTGCTGGGAGCCTCGAGCGCAGGTGCGCAGAACCTGACTCTGAACGAGGTGATCGAGCGGGCGCTGAAGTTTACGCCGGCGATGGAATCGGCGAGCGCGCAACAGCAACTGGGCGCCGCGAATGTCGACGTAGCGCGTGCTCCGCTGCTGCCCAACCTGGAATACGACACCGAGTATTATCAGGCGCCTGGCTACAGTCCGATTATTACCAATAGCGGCCAATCGGACACCATGTTGGTGCTGACTTATACCGCCTTTGACGGTGGGCAGCGGCTGGCGCGCTACCGAGCCGCGCGCTATGCCAGCCAGGCCGCTGCGATGGGAATGGCGGCGGCGCGCGCACAGGTGGTGTTCGATGCTAGTTTGGCCTATTACAATCTGCTGCAAACCAGCCAAATTGAAACCGAGCTCAAGGCCAGTCTGCACCGGCTGGATCAGTACGTTACTATCGTCATCGCGCTGCAGCGCAACGGACGGGCGATCGTAAGCGATGTGTTGAAAATCCAAAATGCGCGCAACGCCGCCGAGCTCTCCCTGGTCGGCGCGCGCGCGGCGCGCCAGCGCGCCTCGGTAGTACTGGGCGCGTTGATGGGCGATTTCGATCAGACCGATATCGGAATTGCCGATATCACCGCGCCGCCCCCACCTCCGGGCGACGACATCGAGCGCAATCCGCTTCTGGTGGCGGCTCAGCGCCGAGTCAACGCAGCGCAGCAGGAAGTTACGGCGGCGCGTGCCGAAGCCTATCCGACCTTCAGCCTGGCTCTCACCAGCGGCTTTCTCGGAGTCAACCCGCCGCATACGGTGGCTCACAACCTGGGGGCTTCCTACGACGGCCTGGTGACGGTGCCGATCTTTGAAGGCGGCCTGATCCGCGCGCACGTCAATCAGGCCAAGGCGCGCCGGATGGCGGCGCTAGCCCAGCAACATCAGATCGAGATCGATCTTAAGCAGCGCTTGGCCGATGCGCGTCTGCGCTACCAGCAGGCGAGCGAGGAGCTAGCGATGCTGGCCCATGCGCTACCCACTGCGACCAACGCCTTCGCGTTGTATTGGACCCGTTTTCTGGGTGGCGGCAACACCACCTTGCTGGAAGTGCTGGATGCCTACAATCAGGCGGAACAGATGAAGCTCAGCCGCATCCAGCAAGTGTTCGCGCAACGGTTGGCCAGCATCGAGGGCCAACTGATCGTGGCCCAGCCGTGA